In Helianthus annuus cultivar XRQ/B chromosome 9, HanXRQr2.0-SUNRISE, whole genome shotgun sequence, the following are encoded in one genomic region:
- the LOC118482080 gene encoding transcription factor bHLH121-like isoform X1 → MTQFPLNLHLLLRHMLIAIKTPNFLFKTLTLTLTLISILLLVNMDQWKPKLELHQRQDNQHHYIPNDRREMTEVEVKDTNEARKVQKADREKLRRDRLNEQFIELGNVLGQYADPDRPKNDKASIIIDTIQVLKDLTAEVKRLKAECRALSEESCELTQEKNELREEKSSLKSDIENLNAQYQQRVRVMPPWGAINPSSVVMPQAFPVALPIHTGPIPLHPFSFFTNHNPPGAVPTSAPAFMPYPNQTIPVYANVAPTSYSRFRGHDNEKRDDSSDLVTELELKTPGSRSGQEPSGGDKKGKQLEGGCSSSRQTSSSNSVVDNNGGV, encoded by the exons ATGACACAATTCCCTCttaaccttcatcttcttcttcgtcATATGCTTATTGCAATAAAAACCCCAAATTTTCTAttcaaaaccctaaccctaaccctcACACTCATCTCTATACTTCTTCTGGTTAACATGGATCAGTGGAAACCGAAGCTCGAATTGCATCAACGGCAAGACAATCAACATCATTATATTCCCAATGATCGAAG AGAGATGACTGAAGTAGAAGTTAAGGATACAAACGAAGCTAGAAAAGTTCAGAAGGCCGACCGTGAAAAATTGAGGAGGGACCGACTAAATGAGCAGTTTATCGAGTTGGGAAACGTTCTTG GCCAATATGCAGATCCAGACAGGCCCAAAAATGACAAGGCCAGTATCATCATCGACACCATTCAAGTACTAAAGGATCTGACAGCTGAAGTTAAACGATTAAAAGCCGAATGCAGAGCACTATCTGAAGAATCATGCGAG CTTACACAGGAGAAAAACGAACTCAGAGAGGAGAAATCATCACTGAAATCCGATATAGAAAACCTTAACGCACAGTATCAGCAAAGAGTCAGGGTTATGCCTCCATGGGGTGCCATCAATCCTTCTTCAGTCGTTATGCCACAAGCGTTTCCAGTCGCTTTACCCATCCATACGGGCCCCATCCCATTGCACCCGTTTTCTTTTTTCACAAATCATAATCCACCTGGCGCTGTTCCAACATCCGCTCCGGCTTTCATGCCGTATCCGAATCAGACAATTCCTGTATATGCAAATGTAGCACCTACCTCATATAGTCGTTTTAGGGGTCATGATAATGAAAAACGGGATGATTCTAGTGACTTGGTAACAGAATTAGAGCTTAAAACTCCAGGATCAAGATCTGGGCAG GAACCGTCGGGTGGAGATAAGAAAGGGAAGCAACTGGAAGGGGGTTGTTCAAGCAGTAGACAAACGTCTTCTTCAAATAGTGTGGTGGACAACAATGGAGGGGTCTGA
- the LOC118482080 gene encoding transcription factor bHLH121-like isoform X3 encodes MTQFPLNLHLLLRHMLIAIKTPNFLFKTLTLTLTLISILLLVNMDQWKPKLELHQRQDNQHHYIPNDRREMTEVEVKDTNEARKVQKADREKLRRDRLNEQFIELGNVLDPDRPKNDKASIIIDTIQVLKDLTAEVKRLKAECRALSEESCELTQEKNELREEKSSLKSDIENLNAQYQQRVRVMPPWGAINPSSVVMPQAFPVALPIHTGPIPLHPFSFFTNHNPPGAVPTSAPAFMPYPNQTIPVYANVAPTSYSRFRGHDNEKRDDSSDLVTELELKTPGSRSGQEPSGGDKKGKQLEGGCSSSRQTSSSNSVVDNNGGV; translated from the exons ATGACACAATTCCCTCttaaccttcatcttcttcttcgtcATATGCTTATTGCAATAAAAACCCCAAATTTTCTAttcaaaaccctaaccctaaccctcACACTCATCTCTATACTTCTTCTGGTTAACATGGATCAGTGGAAACCGAAGCTCGAATTGCATCAACGGCAAGACAATCAACATCATTATATTCCCAATGATCGAAG AGAGATGACTGAAGTAGAAGTTAAGGATACAAACGAAGCTAGAAAAGTTCAGAAGGCCGACCGTGAAAAATTGAGGAGGGACCGACTAAATGAGCAGTTTATCGAGTTGGGAAACGTTCTTG ATCCAGACAGGCCCAAAAATGACAAGGCCAGTATCATCATCGACACCATTCAAGTACTAAAGGATCTGACAGCTGAAGTTAAACGATTAAAAGCCGAATGCAGAGCACTATCTGAAGAATCATGCGAG CTTACACAGGAGAAAAACGAACTCAGAGAGGAGAAATCATCACTGAAATCCGATATAGAAAACCTTAACGCACAGTATCAGCAAAGAGTCAGGGTTATGCCTCCATGGGGTGCCATCAATCCTTCTTCAGTCGTTATGCCACAAGCGTTTCCAGTCGCTTTACCCATCCATACGGGCCCCATCCCATTGCACCCGTTTTCTTTTTTCACAAATCATAATCCACCTGGCGCTGTTCCAACATCCGCTCCGGCTTTCATGCCGTATCCGAATCAGACAATTCCTGTATATGCAAATGTAGCACCTACCTCATATAGTCGTTTTAGGGGTCATGATAATGAAAAACGGGATGATTCTAGTGACTTGGTAACAGAATTAGAGCTTAAAACTCCAGGATCAAGATCTGGGCAG GAACCGTCGGGTGGAGATAAGAAAGGGAAGCAACTGGAAGGGGGTTGTTCAAGCAGTAGACAAACGTCTTCTTCAAATAGTGTGGTGGACAACAATGGAGGGGTCTGA
- the LOC110878478 gene encoding calcium-dependent protein kinase 28 isoform X1, with product MGTCFSTTKISGSNSNAPSSSTAAHRRPPTADGGGSNPVPHKTNNKNKMKNKATSRRQNGVIPCGKRTDFGYLKDFDQRYTIGKLLGHGQFGYTYVATDKVNGHRVAVKKIDKNKMILPVAVEDVKREVKILQALSGHENVVQFYNAFEDDSYVYIAMELCEGGELLDRILSKKDSRYTEKDAAIVVRQMLKVAAECHLHGLVHRDMKPENFLFKSPKVDSHLKATDFGLSDYIRPGKKFTDIVGSAYYVAPEVLRRKSGPESDVWSIGVITYILLCGRRPFWDKTEDGIFKEVLRNKPDFRRKPWPSISTSAKDFVRKLLVKDPRARLTAAQALSHPWVREGGNASEIPLDISVLSNMRKFVRYSRLKQFALRALASTLDEEELADLKDQFHAIDIDKSGAISLEEMRQALAKDLPWKIKESRVSEILEAIDSNTDGLVDFTEFVAATLHVHQLEEHNSVKWQQLSQAAFEKFDVDRDGYITPEELKMHTGLRGSIDPILEEADIDKDGRISLPEFRRLLRTASNLSSPTAHKASHRT from the exons ATGGGTACCTGTTTTTCAACTACCAAGATCAGTGGTTCCAACAGCAACGCCCCATCATCATCCACCGCCGCCCACCGCCGCCCACCAACCGCTGATGGAGGTGGGTCTAACCCTGTTCCTCATAAAACCAACAATAAGAATAAGATGAAGAACAAGGCTACTTCTAGGCGCCAGAATGGAGTGATCCCTTGTGGGAAAAGAACTGATTTTGGGTATCTTAAGGATTTTGATCAGAGGTATACTATTGGGAAGTTGTTGGGTCATGGTCAGTTTGGGTATACTTATGTTGCTACTGATAAAGTTAATGGTCATCGTGTTGCAGTCAAGAAAATTGATAAAAATAAG ATGATCCTTCCGGTTGCCGTTGAGGATGTCAAGCGAGAAGTCAAAATATTACAAGCCTTAAGTGGTCACGAAAATGTGGTTCAGTTTTACAATGCATTCGAAGATGATTCCTACGTGTATATAGCTATGGA GTTATGCGAAGGCGGTGAATTACTGGACCGAATCCTGTCAAA AAAAGACAGTCGTTACACAGAGAAAGATGCAGCAATAGTCGTAAGACAAATGCTTAAAGTTGCAGCCGAGTGTCACTTACATGGTTTGGTGCATCGTGACATGAAACCAGAG AACTTCCTTTTCAAGTCACCAAAAGTAGATTCACATTTGAAGGCAACAGATTTTGGACTGTCAGATTACATAAGACCGG GAAAGAAGTTTACAGACATTGTGGGTAGTGCTTATTACGTTGCTCCTGAAGTATTAAGGCGTAAATCAGGACCCGAGTCTGATGTATGGAGTATAGGTGTAATTACATACATTCTACTATGTGGGCGTAGACCCTTTTGGGATAAAACAGAGGACGGGATTTTTAAAGAG GTATTACGAAACAAGCCTGATTTCCGCCGCAAACCATGGCCAAGCATAAGCACAAGTGCTAAAGATTTTGTGAGAAAATTACTTGTTAAAGATCCACGTGCACGACTCACTGCCGCTCAAGCATTAT CACACCCATGGGTTCGAGAAGGTGGAAATGCGTCTGAGATTCCTCTTGACATTTCTGTTTTATCAAACATGCGAAAGTTTGTGAGATACAGTCGCCTAAAACAGTTTGCTCTACGG GCACTTGCTAGCACTCTTGATGAAGAGGAACTAGCGGATCTCAAAGATCAATTCCATGCAATTGATATTGATAAAAGCGGTGCGATTAGTCTTGAGGAAATGAGACAG GCCCTTGCTAAAGATCTCCCATGGAAGATCAAAGAATCGCGTGTTTCAGAGATTCTAGAAGCG ATCGACAGCAACACAGACGGGCTTGTGGATTTCACAGAGTTTGTGGCAGCTACTCTCCATGTTCATCAGTTGGAGGAacataactctgtaaaatggcaACAATTGTCACAGGCCGCTTTTGAAAAATTCGATGTGGATAGAGATGGGTACATAACTCCAGAAGAACTCAAAATG CATACGGGTTTGCGAGGCTCGATAGATCCAATTCTAGAGGAGGCTGACATTGACAAAGATGGGCGGATAAGCTTGCCTGAGTTCCGTAGACTCTTAAGAACTGCAAGCAATCTCTCTAGCCCGACTGCACATAAAGCTTCACATAGAACATAG
- the LOC110878478 gene encoding calcium-dependent protein kinase 28 isoform X2 — protein sequence MGTCFSTTKISGSNSNAPSSSTAAHRRPPTADGGGSNPVPHKTNNKNKMKNKATSRRQNGVIPCGKRTDFGYLKDFDQRYTIGKLLGHGQFGYTYVATDKVNGHRVAVKKIDKNKMILPVAVEDVKREVKILQALSGHENVVQFYNAFEDDSYVYIAMELCEGGELLDRILSKKDSRYTEKDAAIVVRQMLKVAAECHLHGLVHRDMKPENFLFKSPKVDSHLKATDFGLSDYIRPGKKFTDIVGSAYYVAPEVLRRKSGPESDVWSIGVITYILLCGRRPFWDKTEDGIFKEVLRNKPDFRRKPWPSISTSAKDFVRKLLVKDPRARLTAAQALSHPWVREGGNASEIPLDISVLSNMRKFVRYSRLKQFALRALASTLDEEELADLKDQFHAIDIDKSGAISLEEMRQALAKDLPWKIKESRVSEILEAIDSNTDGLVDFTEFVAATLHVHQLEEHNSVKWQQLSQAAFEKFDVDRDGYITPEELKMVKRASFQARN from the exons ATGGGTACCTGTTTTTCAACTACCAAGATCAGTGGTTCCAACAGCAACGCCCCATCATCATCCACCGCCGCCCACCGCCGCCCACCAACCGCTGATGGAGGTGGGTCTAACCCTGTTCCTCATAAAACCAACAATAAGAATAAGATGAAGAACAAGGCTACTTCTAGGCGCCAGAATGGAGTGATCCCTTGTGGGAAAAGAACTGATTTTGGGTATCTTAAGGATTTTGATCAGAGGTATACTATTGGGAAGTTGTTGGGTCATGGTCAGTTTGGGTATACTTATGTTGCTACTGATAAAGTTAATGGTCATCGTGTTGCAGTCAAGAAAATTGATAAAAATAAG ATGATCCTTCCGGTTGCCGTTGAGGATGTCAAGCGAGAAGTCAAAATATTACAAGCCTTAAGTGGTCACGAAAATGTGGTTCAGTTTTACAATGCATTCGAAGATGATTCCTACGTGTATATAGCTATGGA GTTATGCGAAGGCGGTGAATTACTGGACCGAATCCTGTCAAA AAAAGACAGTCGTTACACAGAGAAAGATGCAGCAATAGTCGTAAGACAAATGCTTAAAGTTGCAGCCGAGTGTCACTTACATGGTTTGGTGCATCGTGACATGAAACCAGAG AACTTCCTTTTCAAGTCACCAAAAGTAGATTCACATTTGAAGGCAACAGATTTTGGACTGTCAGATTACATAAGACCGG GAAAGAAGTTTACAGACATTGTGGGTAGTGCTTATTACGTTGCTCCTGAAGTATTAAGGCGTAAATCAGGACCCGAGTCTGATGTATGGAGTATAGGTGTAATTACATACATTCTACTATGTGGGCGTAGACCCTTTTGGGATAAAACAGAGGACGGGATTTTTAAAGAG GTATTACGAAACAAGCCTGATTTCCGCCGCAAACCATGGCCAAGCATAAGCACAAGTGCTAAAGATTTTGTGAGAAAATTACTTGTTAAAGATCCACGTGCACGACTCACTGCCGCTCAAGCATTAT CACACCCATGGGTTCGAGAAGGTGGAAATGCGTCTGAGATTCCTCTTGACATTTCTGTTTTATCAAACATGCGAAAGTTTGTGAGATACAGTCGCCTAAAACAGTTTGCTCTACGG GCACTTGCTAGCACTCTTGATGAAGAGGAACTAGCGGATCTCAAAGATCAATTCCATGCAATTGATATTGATAAAAGCGGTGCGATTAGTCTTGAGGAAATGAGACAG GCCCTTGCTAAAGATCTCCCATGGAAGATCAAAGAATCGCGTGTTTCAGAGATTCTAGAAGCG ATCGACAGCAACACAGACGGGCTTGTGGATTTCACAGAGTTTGTGGCAGCTACTCTCCATGTTCATCAGTTGGAGGAacataactctgtaaaatggcaACAATTGTCACAGGCCGCTTTTGAAAAATTCGATGTGGATAGAGATGGGTACATAACTCCAGAAGAACTCAAAATG GTCAAACGAGCTTCTTTTCAAGCCCGAAATTGA
- the LOC118482080 gene encoding transcription factor bHLH121-like isoform X2 → MTQFPLNLHLLLRHMLIAIKTPNFLFKTLTLTLTLISILLLVNMDQWKPKLELHQRQDNQHHYIPNDRREMTEVEVKDTNEARKVQKADREKLRRDRLNEQFIELGNVLGQYADPDRPKNDKASIIIDTIQVLKDLTAEVKRLKAECRALSEESCEEKNELREEKSSLKSDIENLNAQYQQRVRVMPPWGAINPSSVVMPQAFPVALPIHTGPIPLHPFSFFTNHNPPGAVPTSAPAFMPYPNQTIPVYANVAPTSYSRFRGHDNEKRDDSSDLVTELELKTPGSRSGQEPSGGDKKGKQLEGGCSSSRQTSSSNSVVDNNGGV, encoded by the exons ATGACACAATTCCCTCttaaccttcatcttcttcttcgtcATATGCTTATTGCAATAAAAACCCCAAATTTTCTAttcaaaaccctaaccctaaccctcACACTCATCTCTATACTTCTTCTGGTTAACATGGATCAGTGGAAACCGAAGCTCGAATTGCATCAACGGCAAGACAATCAACATCATTATATTCCCAATGATCGAAG AGAGATGACTGAAGTAGAAGTTAAGGATACAAACGAAGCTAGAAAAGTTCAGAAGGCCGACCGTGAAAAATTGAGGAGGGACCGACTAAATGAGCAGTTTATCGAGTTGGGAAACGTTCTTG GCCAATATGCAGATCCAGACAGGCCCAAAAATGACAAGGCCAGTATCATCATCGACACCATTCAAGTACTAAAGGATCTGACAGCTGAAGTTAAACGATTAAAAGCCGAATGCAGAGCACTATCTGAAGAATCATGCGAG GAGAAAAACGAACTCAGAGAGGAGAAATCATCACTGAAATCCGATATAGAAAACCTTAACGCACAGTATCAGCAAAGAGTCAGGGTTATGCCTCCATGGGGTGCCATCAATCCTTCTTCAGTCGTTATGCCACAAGCGTTTCCAGTCGCTTTACCCATCCATACGGGCCCCATCCCATTGCACCCGTTTTCTTTTTTCACAAATCATAATCCACCTGGCGCTGTTCCAACATCCGCTCCGGCTTTCATGCCGTATCCGAATCAGACAATTCCTGTATATGCAAATGTAGCACCTACCTCATATAGTCGTTTTAGGGGTCATGATAATGAAAAACGGGATGATTCTAGTGACTTGGTAACAGAATTAGAGCTTAAAACTCCAGGATCAAGATCTGGGCAG GAACCGTCGGGTGGAGATAAGAAAGGGAAGCAACTGGAAGGGGGTTGTTCAAGCAGTAGACAAACGTCTTCTTCAAATAGTGTGGTGGACAACAATGGAGGGGTCTGA